Genomic segment of Planctomycetaceae bacterium:
CGCTCGCGAAGCAGCCCGCCGGGCTCAGTGTCTGAACAATCAGAAGAACGTCTGCTTCGCAATTCTGAATAGTGCCACATCCAGGAAGAGCCAGTTGCCGGCGTATGGCTACTATATTCCAAACGGCACCGCCGGCACGTACCTGCCGGGTCGAAGCTGGGTTGTTGAAGTTTTGCGGGAACTGGGTCGCCAGGACATTGCGGATCTTTGGGACAAGCGGTTCACGTTTGGTGATACGGTCAACAGCCAGAATGGCACGTTGGCTGCGACCCACCTCCAGGTACTGGCATGTCCCGATGACGAGTCAGCGTTTCAGAAGGCGGGTGGTCTGAGCTACGTCGTGAATACCGGGTTTGGTACGGTCGATTCATGGACTGCTGCAGGAAACCCAGCCGCTCATTCACCAATTACGCTGCCGTTCAACTGGAATACCAACAGCGTCGTTAATGATACGACCGTTACAACTCTCGCAATGAACGACTACACGACTCCTTTGCATGACCCAGAAGATATTGGTCTAACCAAAGCTACGGGCGTCTTCTGGCCGGAGTACGTGGGAGTGCCCGGATCGAAGAACGCCAGTCAGGACGTTGGAAAATTGTACGACGGTGCACAGAACACGATCATGTTGACAGAAAATGTGAATGCCGGTGTGTTGTCGTGGGCGAATCCGGAGGCCCGAAGCTGCGGATTCATGCTCCCAGTCGATGCTCAGGCAGTCGGTCCGGCATTATTCGAGAATCTGGTGGACGTAGCAGCTGTTCGTCCTTCTGTTGTTGCCCAGGGATTGTCATTTCCCGGCCAGCCGGATGCCGCCTTTATCAACAAAGCCAAGGCCGGACCGGAAGGCGAACGTCCGACGCCGAATTCGTTCCACCCCGGTATCGTTGTGATCGGCTGGTGCAGCGGCTCCGTGACGACACTCTCGGAAGACATTGATCGCTCTGTTTACGTACGTCTTATGACGGCTGAAGACGCGAAACCGAGAGCGGGATACCTGTCTGAAACGCCGCTGAGCGAAACGGACTTCTAAGCTTCGGTCTGACGCGATACGAACTGCAAAGTCTCCGACAGCCGCCGGAAGGATCAGTCCTTTCGGCGGCTGTTTCCTTGCGCACTCAGCAAGTGACTTCAACAGGTGATGCGGTCAGCCGCGTGGCGAGCAACCTGCATCACGCACGTTCGTCGCGAAGCGTTTCGCCGACTTCCGAGACAAACCGGTGCAACAGGTTCAGGGAATGTTCGGCCTGCTCGTCGGTGATGCACATCGGCGGACTGATTCGGATCAC
This window contains:
- a CDS encoding DUF1559 domain-containing protein, coding for MQTRRCSPAPKKTRRGFTLIELLVVISIIATLMALILPAIQNAREAARRAQCLNNQKNVCFAILNSATSRKSQLPAYGYYIPNGTAGTYLPGRSWVVEVLRELGRQDIADLWDKRFTFGDTVNSQNGTLAATHLQVLACPDDESAFQKAGGLSYVVNTGFGTVDSWTAAGNPAAHSPITLPFNWNTNSVVNDTTVTTLAMNDYTTPLHDPEDIGLTKATGVFWPEYVGVPGSKNASQDVGKLYDGAQNTIMLTENVNAGVLSWANPEARSCGFMLPVDAQAVGPALFENLVDVAAVRPSVVAQGLSFPGQPDAAFINKAKAGPEGERPTPNSFHPGIVVIGWCSGSVTTLSEDIDRSVYVRLMTAEDAKPRAGYLSETPLSETDF